The following are encoded together in the Mumia sp. Pv4-285 genome:
- a CDS encoding thioesterase family protein translates to MSSIDKGLTATLTRTVGDDDTAAALGSGSLPVLATPRVLAWCEETTCAAIAAQIPDGATSVGTRVRLDHLAPSPVGATVAVVATVTAVDGRLVSFEVVATDSDGRLLAEGEVRRVVVDSARFLARVGA, encoded by the coding sequence GTGAGCAGCATCGACAAGGGCCTGACCGCGACTCTGACCCGGACGGTCGGCGACGACGACACCGCGGCCGCTCTCGGCAGCGGGTCGCTTCCGGTGCTGGCGACGCCTCGCGTGCTGGCCTGGTGCGAGGAGACTACGTGTGCGGCCATCGCCGCACAGATCCCTGACGGCGCGACCTCGGTCGGCACCCGGGTCCGGCTCGACCACCTCGCGCCGAGCCCGGTCGGCGCCACGGTGGCCGTGGTCGCGACCGTGACCGCGGTCGACGGCCGTCTTGTCTCGTTCGAGGTCGTCGCCACCGACTCCGACGGCAGGCTCCTGGCGGAGGGTGAGGTGCGCCGCGTGGTCGTCGACTCCGCACGCTTCCTCGCCCGCGTCGGCGCATGA
- a CDS encoding GNAT family N-acetyltransferase: MTSSQSIGTGRLLVRPVRPDEYERAGDVVVAAYRAEGYLTFPDGTEDHAYATKLADVATRAEDSEVLVVELDGSIVGTVTWCAAGSTMRERATRDDQGEFRMLGVDPAAAGLGVGTAMVRWCLDRARADGLREVLISSLPEMVPAHRLYAQHGFVRREDLDWSPVPGTQLIGFSRTID, from the coding sequence ATGACGTCCTCGCAGTCGATCGGCACGGGCCGCCTGCTCGTCCGACCGGTCCGCCCCGACGAGTACGAACGGGCGGGTGACGTCGTGGTCGCGGCCTACCGCGCCGAGGGCTACCTGACCTTCCCCGACGGCACGGAGGACCACGCCTACGCCACGAAGCTCGCCGACGTCGCGACCCGGGCCGAGGACTCCGAGGTTCTCGTCGTCGAGCTCGACGGCAGCATCGTCGGCACCGTCACCTGGTGTGCGGCGGGCTCGACCATGCGCGAGCGGGCGACGCGCGACGACCAGGGCGAGTTCCGGATGCTCGGCGTCGACCCGGCCGCGGCCGGCCTCGGCGTCGGTACGGCGATGGTGCGGTGGTGCCTGGACCGCGCCCGGGCCGACGGGCTGCGCGAGGTGCTCATCAGCTCGCTCCCGGAGATGGTCCCCGCGCACCGTCTCTACGCACAGCACGGATTCGTACGCCGTGAGGACCTCGACTGGTCACCGGTCCCGGGCACCCAGCTCATCGGCTTCAGCCGCACCATCGACTGA
- a CDS encoding 50S ribosomal protein bL37 has product MGKTGRKRRARRKKGANHGKRPNA; this is encoded by the coding sequence ATGGGCAAGACTGGCCGCAAGCGCCGGGCGCGTCGCAAGAAGGGCGCGAACCACGGCAAGCGTCCCAACGCTTGA
- a CDS encoding acetolactate synthase: MTAETPTAADAPAPEGREGHGGDHALDAARAHGVETMFTLSGAHVFPLYDAAVKAEEPTRIIDVRHEPSAVFAAEATGKLTRTPGLAVLTAGPGVTNGVSPIAQAHFAGSPLVTIGGRAATHTWGMGSLQELDHPPIVSTVSKWAGTAQTTDEIAPTVDRAFALAGSSHRGPTFLDVPMDQLFSRTTVSGADYGRLPDAIEPDGDQVTQVARLIAQSERPVLVLGTDVWADRAEQAALRFVEETGIPAVTNGMGRGVIPGGHDKLVTKARSQAFGKADLVVVIGTPLDFRLGYGVFGGKDGAPHAGVVHITDSPGQVSSSANLAASLSGDLTRCFDEVLHALQTTSGARPSWTGWADQLRDAVSAAVARDADLLNATADPIHPARIYGELIPRLAEDAVVIGDGGDFVSFAGKFLEPARPGCWLDPGPYGCLGAGLGAAMAARIARPDSQVVVLFGDGAAGMSLIDVDTLVRHNLPVVMVVGNNSAWGLEKAPMQFLYGYDVAADLAPNTRYDEIVTALGGGGETVTDPTQIGVALDRAFASGIPYLVNVMTDVNAVYPRSTTGV, translated from the coding sequence ATGACCGCTGAGACCCCCACTGCCGCCGACGCTCCCGCCCCCGAGGGCCGCGAGGGCCACGGCGGAGACCATGCCCTCGACGCCGCACGCGCGCACGGCGTCGAGACGATGTTCACGCTGTCCGGAGCCCACGTCTTCCCGTTGTACGACGCCGCCGTCAAGGCCGAGGAGCCGACGCGGATCATCGACGTCCGTCACGAGCCCTCTGCGGTCTTCGCGGCAGAGGCGACCGGCAAGCTGACCCGTACGCCCGGGCTCGCCGTCCTGACGGCCGGACCGGGTGTCACCAACGGGGTGAGCCCGATCGCCCAGGCACACTTCGCGGGGTCCCCCCTCGTGACGATCGGCGGTCGAGCGGCCACCCACACGTGGGGCATGGGAAGCCTCCAGGAGCTCGACCACCCGCCGATCGTCTCGACGGTCTCGAAGTGGGCCGGGACCGCGCAGACCACCGACGAGATCGCACCCACGGTCGACCGGGCGTTCGCACTGGCCGGCTCGTCGCACCGTGGCCCGACGTTCCTCGACGTGCCGATGGACCAGCTCTTCAGCAGGACGACGGTCAGCGGGGCCGACTACGGCAGGCTTCCCGACGCGATCGAGCCGGATGGCGACCAGGTCACCCAGGTCGCACGGCTGATCGCCCAGTCGGAGCGCCCCGTGCTCGTCCTCGGCACCGACGTGTGGGCGGACCGCGCCGAGCAGGCCGCGCTGCGCTTCGTCGAGGAGACCGGCATCCCCGCCGTCACGAACGGCATGGGACGCGGCGTCATCCCCGGAGGCCACGACAAGCTCGTCACCAAGGCGCGCTCGCAGGCCTTCGGCAAGGCGGATCTCGTCGTCGTCATCGGCACGCCGCTCGACTTCCGCCTCGGCTACGGCGTCTTCGGCGGCAAGGACGGTGCGCCGCACGCCGGTGTCGTCCACATCACCGACAGCCCCGGCCAGGTGTCGTCGTCGGCGAACCTCGCCGCCTCGCTCTCGGGTGACCTCACCCGCTGCTTCGACGAGGTCCTGCACGCTCTGCAGACGACGAGTGGCGCCCGCCCGTCGTGGACCGGGTGGGCCGACCAGCTCCGCGACGCCGTCTCCGCAGCGGTCGCGCGCGACGCCGACCTTCTCAACGCCACGGCCGACCCGATCCACCCGGCCCGCATCTACGGCGAGCTCATCCCCCGCCTGGCCGAGGACGCGGTCGTCATCGGTGACGGTGGAGACTTCGTGTCGTTCGCCGGCAAGTTCCTCGAGCCGGCACGCCCGGGCTGCTGGCTCGACCCCGGCCCGTACGGCTGCCTCGGCGCGGGCCTCGGCGCCGCGATGGCCGCACGCATCGCCCGCCCGGACAGCCAGGTCGTGGTCCTCTTCGGAGACGGAGCAGCCGGCATGTCGCTGATCGACGTCGACACGCTCGTACGCCACAACCTGCCGGTCGTCATGGTCGTCGGCAACAACTCGGCCTGGGGGCTCGAGAAGGCGCCGATGCAGTTCCTCTACGGCTACGACGTCGCGGCGGACCTCGCTCCCAACACCCGCTACGACGAAATCGTCACTGCGCTCGGCGGCGGTGGCGAGACCGTGACCGATCCGACGCAGATCGGCGTCGCGCTCGACCGCGCCTTCGCCTCCGGCATCCCGTACCTCGTCAACGTCATGACCGACGTCAACGCGGTCTACCCGCGGAGCACGACCGGCGTCTGA
- a CDS encoding DUF2785 domain-containing protein — translation MSEAYWRSVIDAGMTVPSDRSLNDLTLELVDMLASPDAETRDGIAFPLLATWISTGEYDGLLRGFGNGVVTGLRAGLGNQGDLTVLRRSYTALVLSEIIGRDNEMQLLPAATVMGWGDQATSWLVREKDLRGWIPDAGWAHALANGADLLGALARSPHFDMLELTVLLDVIADRLLIPTEHVLHHGEDDRLAYAAMAVLHRGVVSPNVVEPWLARLGAGTQRPRTRGSSAGEWPTPAAYNTSRFLRALYIQLALGVKGRAGVAGDDELFAAQPPHRADLLLAAIEQIRSETPWLFATTTSGRRTVTTGR, via the coding sequence GTGTCCGAGGCGTACTGGCGTTCAGTGATCGACGCCGGGATGACCGTCCCGAGCGATCGGTCCCTCAACGACCTCACGCTCGAGCTCGTCGACATGCTGGCGAGTCCCGATGCGGAGACCCGCGACGGCATCGCCTTCCCGCTGCTCGCGACGTGGATCAGCACGGGCGAGTACGACGGGCTGCTGCGGGGGTTCGGCAACGGTGTGGTGACCGGTCTGCGTGCCGGGCTCGGCAACCAGGGCGACCTGACCGTGCTCCGTCGCTCCTACACCGCTCTGGTCCTCTCCGAGATCATCGGCCGCGACAACGAGATGCAGCTCCTTCCGGCGGCGACCGTCATGGGCTGGGGCGACCAGGCCACCTCCTGGCTGGTCCGCGAGAAGGACCTCCGGGGCTGGATCCCTGACGCGGGCTGGGCGCACGCGCTCGCGAACGGCGCCGACCTGCTCGGGGCTCTCGCCCGTTCGCCGCACTTCGACATGCTGGAGCTCACCGTCCTCCTCGACGTGATCGCGGACCGGCTCCTGATCCCCACCGAGCACGTCCTGCACCACGGTGAGGACGACCGCCTCGCCTACGCCGCGATGGCCGTCCTCCACCGCGGCGTCGTCTCCCCCAACGTCGTCGAGCCCTGGCTCGCGCGCCTCGGCGCCGGGACGCAGCGCCCGCGCACCCGCGGCAGCTCCGCCGGCGAGTGGCCCACGCCGGCGGCGTACAACACGTCGCGCTTCCTGCGAGCGCTCTACATCCAGCTCGCCCTGGGCGTGAAGGGGCGGGCCGGGGTTGCCGGCGACGACGAGCTGTTCGCCGCGCAGCCGCCGCACCGCGCCGACCTGCTCCTGGCAGCGATCGAGCAGATCCGCAGCGAGACCCCCTGGCTGTTCGCCACGACGACCAGCGGACGCAGGACGGTCACCACCGGACGGTGA
- a CDS encoding sensor histidine kinase, whose product MPSLDDVASHQTSLDAADMEWLHQLVADWQILSDLSFADLVLWLPDAEGKGFWAGAQMRPTTGVTAHLDDVVGDFVPRNRRPTIDAAYRDGRVVREGDPEWRDDIPVRLETIPVRRDGNVIAVIARSTNLLGVRTPSRLELAYLSMADDLTEMISEGAFPLSGEQSDLSHSPRVGDGLIRTDAEGCVVYASPNGVSAFRRLGVTGDLEGADLAEVARVLIAAPNRPTDQAMRPALTGRSGAEAELENGDASLSLRSIPLRSSGHPSGALVLLRDVTELRRRERELMSKEATIREIHHRVKNNLQTVQALLRLQARRMDSGAGREALEEAVRRIESIAVVHETLSQAFDDMVQFDEVADRLRTMVAEVASAARSVTTERVGAFGELPAEIATPLAMVLTELIQNAAEHAFGEEERGHVVLEVRRRGDRLDISVLDDGVGLPAGFDPRATTSLGVSIVATLVESELGGVLSFGPRHPATGGGGTRVRIEVPLSGR is encoded by the coding sequence GTGCCCTCACTCGACGACGTCGCCAGCCACCAGACCAGCCTCGACGCTGCGGACATGGAGTGGCTCCACCAGCTCGTCGCCGACTGGCAGATCCTGTCGGACCTCTCGTTCGCCGACCTCGTCCTGTGGCTCCCGGACGCCGAGGGCAAGGGCTTCTGGGCGGGCGCGCAGATGCGCCCGACCACCGGCGTCACCGCACACCTCGACGACGTCGTGGGCGACTTCGTCCCGCGCAACCGCCGTCCCACCATCGATGCCGCCTACCGCGACGGCCGCGTCGTACGCGAGGGCGATCCTGAGTGGCGTGACGACATCCCGGTCCGGCTGGAGACCATCCCGGTCCGCCGGGACGGCAACGTCATCGCGGTCATCGCCCGGAGCACCAACCTGCTGGGGGTGCGTACGCCCAGCCGTCTCGAGCTCGCCTACCTGTCGATGGCCGACGACCTGACCGAGATGATCTCCGAGGGCGCGTTCCCGCTCTCCGGCGAGCAGTCGGACCTCTCACACTCCCCACGCGTCGGCGACGGCCTGATCCGTACGGATGCCGAGGGTTGCGTGGTGTACGCGAGCCCCAACGGCGTGTCGGCCTTCCGACGGCTCGGCGTCACCGGCGATCTCGAGGGCGCGGATCTCGCCGAGGTGGCCAGGGTGCTCATCGCAGCCCCCAACCGACCGACCGACCAGGCGATGCGTCCGGCGCTGACCGGCCGCAGCGGCGCCGAGGCGGAGCTGGAGAACGGCGACGCCTCACTGAGCCTGCGCTCCATCCCCTTGCGCTCCTCCGGCCATCCGTCCGGAGCTCTCGTGCTGCTGCGCGACGTCACCGAGCTGCGGCGCAGGGAGCGGGAGCTGATGAGCAAGGAGGCGACGATCCGCGAGATCCACCACCGTGTCAAGAACAACCTGCAGACCGTGCAGGCTCTGCTGCGGCTCCAGGCGCGGCGGATGGACTCCGGTGCAGGACGCGAGGCCCTCGAGGAGGCGGTGCGCCGGATCGAGTCGATCGCCGTCGTCCACGAGACCCTGAGCCAGGCTTTCGACGACATGGTCCAGTTCGACGAGGTGGCCGACCGGTTGAGGACGATGGTCGCGGAGGTCGCGTCGGCGGCGCGGAGCGTGACCACCGAGCGGGTCGGCGCCTTCGGCGAGCTCCCGGCCGAGATCGCGACGCCGCTCGCGATGGTGCTGACCGAGCTCATCCAGAACGCCGCCGAGCACGCCTTCGGCGAGGAGGAGCGTGGGCACGTCGTGCTGGAGGTGCGGCGCCGTGGCGACCGGTTGGACATCTCCGTGCTGGACGACGGGGTCGGGCTGCCGGCGGGGTTCGACCCGCGCGCCACGACGAGCCTCGGGGTCTCGATCGTCGCCACGCTGGTCGAGTCGGAGCTGGGTGGCGTGCTGTCGTTCGGGCCGCGGCACCCCGCCACGGGCGGGGGAGGGACGCGGGTCCGGATCGAGGTCCCGCTGTCGGGTCGCTGA
- a CDS encoding WhiB family transcriptional regulator, with product MDWRHHSACLDEDPELFFPIGSTGPAISQVEDAKVVCRRCDVREQCLTWALESGQDHGVWGGMSEDERRALKRRTARARIRTA from the coding sequence ATGGACTGGCGTCACCACTCTGCCTGCCTCGACGAGGACCCGGAGCTGTTCTTCCCGATCGGGAGTACGGGACCGGCGATCTCGCAGGTCGAGGATGCCAAGGTGGTGTGCCGCCGTTGCGACGTCCGCGAGCAGTGTCTCACGTGGGCGCTGGAGTCCGGACAGGACCACGGTGTCTGGGGTGGCATGAGCGAGGACGAGCGTCGCGCGCTCAAGCGCCGTACGGCTCGCGCCCGCATCCGCACTGCCTGA
- a CDS encoding NAD(P)-dependent malic enzyme gives MEIAATAPLRDADDLSLSYTPGVARVCEAIAEDPAVADDYTWVSNTVAVITDGSAVLGLGDIGPTASLPVMEGKAILFKQFGGVDAIPLALDVRDPDDFVDTVVRMAPSFGGINLEDIAAPRCFEIERALQARVDIPVFHDDQHGTAIVTLAALLNALRLTGRDAADTKVVISGAGAAGVAIARILLASGIRKLAVVDRGGVVHPARTDLTPIKAEIAFETSEWGRTGQLPDALDGADVFIGVSGGTVGESAIERMADDAIIFALANPTPEVHPDIARRHARVVATGRSDYPNQINNVLAFPGLFRGALDVRASKVTEGMKVAAARALSDLVGDALSESYVVPSPFDDRVAPAVAGAVMAAARRDGVARR, from the coding sequence ATGGAGATCGCGGCCACCGCGCCGTTGCGGGACGCCGACGACCTGTCGCTGTCGTACACGCCGGGTGTGGCCCGCGTTTGCGAGGCGATCGCCGAGGATCCCGCGGTCGCCGACGACTACACCTGGGTCTCCAACACCGTCGCCGTCATCACCGACGGCTCCGCCGTGCTCGGGCTCGGTGACATCGGTCCGACGGCCTCCCTGCCTGTGATGGAGGGCAAGGCCATCCTGTTCAAGCAGTTCGGCGGCGTGGACGCCATCCCGCTCGCGCTGGACGTGCGTGACCCCGATGACTTCGTCGACACCGTCGTCCGGATGGCGCCGAGCTTCGGTGGCATCAACCTCGAGGACATCGCGGCGCCCCGGTGCTTCGAGATCGAGCGGGCGCTCCAGGCGCGTGTGGACATCCCGGTGTTCCACGACGACCAGCACGGTACGGCGATCGTCACGCTGGCCGCCCTCCTCAACGCTTTGCGCCTCACCGGCCGTGACGCCGCGGACACCAAGGTCGTGATCTCGGGTGCGGGCGCCGCCGGAGTGGCGATCGCGCGCATCCTCCTCGCGAGCGGCATCCGCAAGCTCGCCGTCGTCGACCGCGGGGGCGTCGTCCACCCTGCACGGACGGACCTGACGCCGATCAAGGCGGAGATCGCGTTCGAGACGAGCGAGTGGGGTCGTACGGGGCAGCTGCCCGACGCCCTCGACGGCGCGGACGTGTTCATCGGCGTGTCGGGCGGCACGGTCGGTGAGTCCGCCATCGAGCGGATGGCCGACGACGCGATCATCTTCGCGCTGGCCAACCCGACGCCTGAGGTCCACCCGGACATCGCCCGGCGGCACGCGCGGGTGGTCGCGACCGGCAGGTCGGACTACCCGAACCAGATCAACAACGTGCTCGCGTTCCCCGGCCTGTTCCGCGGTGCGCTCGACGTCCGCGCCTCGAAGGTGACCGAGGGCATGAAGGTCGCCGCAGCGCGCGCGCTGTCCGACCTGGTCGGTGACGCACTGTCCGAGTCGTACGTCGTCCCGTCGCCCTTCGACGATCGCGTGGCGCCGGCGGTGGCGGGGGCGGTGATGGCGGCGGCTCGTCGCGACGGTGTCGCGCGTCGGTAG
- a CDS encoding zinc-binding dehydrogenase, whose translation MFAVYAESFSNDDPLSGLVVGERPDPEAPDGWTTVTVKAASLNHHDVWSLRGVGLREESLPMILGCDAAGYDEDGNEVVVHAVISDPSWSGDETHDPKRSLLSERYQGTFADQVVVPRRNVVPKPAGLSFEEAACLPTAWLTAYRMLFTQSGLKPGDTVLVQGAGGGVSTALITLARAAGIRVFATSRDGAKRARALEIGANDVFESGARLPVRVDAVMETVGAATWSHSIKALKPGGTLVIAGATSGNNPSQAELTRIFFLQLRIQGSTMGTRTELAQLVEFLDVTGTRPLIDQVIPMTEAERGFAAVASGDVFGKIVLTR comes from the coding sequence ATGTTTGCCGTGTACGCCGAGTCCTTCAGCAACGACGATCCGCTCTCCGGCCTCGTGGTGGGTGAGCGACCAGACCCCGAGGCGCCCGACGGGTGGACCACCGTCACCGTCAAGGCTGCGTCGCTGAACCACCACGACGTGTGGTCCCTGCGAGGGGTGGGCCTGCGCGAGGAGTCGTTGCCGATGATCCTCGGCTGTGACGCCGCTGGCTACGACGAGGACGGCAACGAGGTCGTCGTCCACGCCGTGATCAGCGACCCGTCGTGGTCGGGTGACGAGACGCACGACCCGAAGCGGTCGCTGCTGTCCGAGCGCTACCAGGGCACGTTCGCGGACCAGGTCGTCGTGCCGCGTCGCAACGTCGTCCCGAAGCCTGCCGGCCTTTCGTTCGAGGAGGCCGCGTGCCTCCCGACGGCGTGGCTGACGGCGTACCGGATGCTCTTCACCCAGTCGGGGCTCAAGCCGGGTGACACCGTGCTCGTACAGGGCGCCGGAGGTGGTGTCTCGACCGCGCTGATCACGCTCGCACGCGCGGCGGGGATCCGGGTGTTCGCGACCAGCCGTGACGGGGCGAAGCGCGCCCGCGCCCTCGAGATCGGCGCGAACGACGTCTTCGAGTCCGGTGCGCGCCTTCCCGTGCGGGTCGATGCCGTCATGGAGACCGTCGGCGCTGCGACGTGGTCGCACTCGATCAAGGCGCTCAAGCCCGGCGGCACTCTGGTGATCGCGGGCGCGACGTCGGGCAACAACCCGTCGCAGGCCGAGCTCACGCGCATCTTCTTCCTCCAGCTACGCATCCAGGGCTCGACGATGGGCACGCGTACGGAGCTGGCTCAGCTCGTCGAGTTCCTCGACGTCACCGGCACCCGCCCGCTCATCGATCAGGTCATCCCGATGACCGAGGCCGAGCGGGGATTCGCCGCCGTGGCGTCGGGCGACGTGTTCGGCAAGATCGTCCTCACCCGCTGA
- a CDS encoding DUF6104 family protein, translated as MYFTDRGIEELDSRRGDEEVTFAWLSERLQEFVDLNPEFEVPVERLATWLARLDDEDD; from the coding sequence GTGTACTTCACCGACAGAGGGATCGAGGAGCTCGACTCGCGCCGCGGCGACGAGGAGGTCACGTTCGCGTGGCTCTCGGAGCGGCTTCAGGAGTTCGTCGACCTCAATCCTGAGTTCGAGGTGCCGGTCGAGCGGCTGGCCACCTGGCTGGCACGCCTCGACGACGAGGACGACTGA